In Euphorbia lathyris chromosome 2, ddEupLath1.1, whole genome shotgun sequence, the sequence GCTTTCTCTTCTCTTTCAATTCTTTGAAGAACTGATAGTATACCTTAGGTTCAGCCTAATATCTTTTACTACTTCCTGTTTCTTAtttattagagaagaaaaatgaaaaaattggtTGCCTATTTGTTCCAGTGTTTTGGTAAATACTCCATCATCATGATTAGTCTTTTCATTCTTTTAATATTAGCCCCATCTTCATATTGTCAAGAAGATAAGTATTACAGTGAGTGCGTAAAACCATTTGATTGTGGAAACCTGAAGAATCTATCTTATCCTTTTTGGAGGGATGGTCGTTCGGAAATATGTGGTTTTGAAGGTTTCAAACTCCTATGCGTGGATGATGCTTTTCCTGCTATAACTATTGAAAACAAAGATTTCTTGGTTGTATCTGTAAATCAATCCCAAAAGGAGATGGCAATTGCTCGTATGGATTTGTTGGATGATCCTTGTCCTGATGATACTACTGGTTTCACCAACATAACTCTAACTAGTAGTCCCTTCAGCTTTGTCCCAGACTTCTATACCAAATTTTCAAACATAACTCTATTTTACAACTGTACCGGCCTCCAGAACAGTCCACTGAGATTTGTATGCTCCGTAGATGGTGAAGAACGTGAAGCATTTTATGGATATGATGGGCTATGGATGCCTGAATGTACTATTAAAGTGTGGATTCCAGTTCCAAAAACTTCTCTTGGTTTGGATGATTTGGGAAGAGTTTTAAGACAGGGTTTTAATGTATCGTACAAGTATGAAGAAGATTGTGTTAAGTGTAGTGAATCAGGCGGGATATGCGGCACCAATTTAACTAATCCGGGTTTCACTTGTCTTTGCCCAGGCCATCCCTATCCTGATTCCTGCCCAAAGAAAACGGGTATCATCTCTCTATCATTCAACCTTAAACATGCTTGTTATTATTTGAGCAATTTGCATATTCTGATTAGAACACATAGCATATGCATTAAAGTTAGAATCACTTTGCTTCTGGTTAACTAAATATTCATCGTTTCTGTCATCACTTTGGGTTCATTTTATGTTCTAGGGTCAGTTTTGAAGATGGTAAACGCATGGGTGAGGAGTGAGTGCACTTGCTGCAGAATTGTTACTTTTGTTGGATATAAATTCTCCAAGTTCTTATCTTTTCTTCCAAATGATCAGAACTGGTGTGTCTAATAACCTTGTTACATTTTCAAAAAATTGACATTAACAGCTATATGTATTAGGCATCTAAAGATACTATCAAAAGTTGGCAATTTTACTATTGTTGTCACAAAGTTTTTCCTGTTGGAACCCTGCCCATTCTGGAGCCATCTTCATCTGGAATTATATCATAAGCTATATGTACTTCTTTGGTCTCATCTTTATCTTTTTGCTTTAGACCATGCAAGGCTACTTAAATGACAGTAAATATCTAGATGTTCTGCCTATTTCCTGGTGAAACTTTCACA encodes:
- the LOC136217983 gene encoding LEAF RUST 10 DISEASE-RESISTANCEUS RECEPTOR-LIKE PROTEIN KINASE-like 2.1 isoform X1, with translation MKKLVAYLFQCFGKYSIIMISLFILLILAPSSYCQEDKYYSECVKPFDCGNLKNLSYPFWRDGRSEICGFEGFKLLCVDDAFPAITIENKDFLVVSVNQSQKEMAIARMDLLDDPCPDDTTGFTNITLTSSPFSFVPDFYTKFSNITLFYNCTGLQNSPLRFVCSVDGEEREAFYGYDGLWMPECTIKVWIPVPKTSLGLDDLGRVLRQGFNVSYKYEEDCVKCSESGGICGTNLTNPGFTCLCPGHPYPDSCPKKTGSDRNIKLKVGIGLASSFFLITSKLHQKVYPKVKVRTEDEGHEYNCTSLLSLKDVSFLVLHDSCFPVKVHRDMSPPPPLIARVPKSYVPNMILQTNICF
- the LOC136217983 gene encoding LEAF RUST 10 DISEASE-RESISTANCEUS RECEPTOR-LIKE PROTEIN KINASE-like 2.1 isoform X2, producing the protein MKKLVAYLFQCFGKYSIIMISLFILLILAPSSYCQEDKYYSECVKPFDCGNLKNLSYPFWRDGRSEICGFEGFKLLCVDDAFPAITIENKDFLVVSVNQSQKEMAIARMDLLDDPCPDDTTGFTNITLTSSPFSFVPDFYTKFSNITLFYNCTGLQNSPLRFVCSVDGEEREAFYGYDGLWMPECTIKVWIPVPKTSLGLDDLGRVLRQGFNVSYKYEEDCVKCSESGGICGTNLTNPGFTCLCPGHPYPDSCPKKTGSDRNIKLKVGIASSFFLITSKLHQKVYPKVKVRTEDEGHEYNCTSLLSLKDVSFLVLHDSCFPVKVHRDMSPPPPLIARVPKSYVPNMILQTNICF